GAATAGTGTTTTTTTATTTTACATCTTTTAGTCATAATAGATGAGTGCATTTAAAAACGCTCAACTTGAGTGTTTTTAAATGCACTCATGTTCACTAACTTTAGAATATCAAATCAAACAAGGATATTAAAGTAATTATATAATTTTGAGTTTTATCGTTGAAAAAGGAATAGTTGTTTAAAAAAAAGACGTTACTTGCTATGGTAACGTCTTTTTTATTTATTTAGTATTTAGAATTTTATCTAATTAACTTTTTATATTTTATTCTTTTAGGAATATTATCTCCTCCTAATCTTTTTATCTTATTTTCTTCGTATTCAGAGAAAGATCCTTCAAAGAAATAAACTTGGGAATCTCCTTCAAACGCTAAGATATGCGTACAAATTCTATCTAAGAACCAACGGTCGTGAGAAATCACTACTGCACATCCTGCAAAGTTTTCTAAACCTTCTTCTAGAGCTCTTAGTGTATTTACATCTAAATCGTTAGTAGGCTCATCTAACAACAACACGTTACCTTCTTCGCGCAAAGTCATTGCTAAGTGTAAACGGTTACGTTCTCCTCCTGATAAAGTAGATACTTTTTTATTTTGCTCTGATCCCGAAAAATTAAAACGTGATAAATAAGCTCTTGAATTCACCATTTTTCCTCCCATCATGATTAACTCTTGACCTTCAGAAAAGTTTTCCCAGATTGATTTTTCAGGATCAATATTAGAATGGTTTTGATCAACATAAGCTATCTTAGCTGTTTCTCCAACGACAAATTCTCCTTGATCTGGGGTTTGTTCTCCCATAATCATTCTAAAGATCGTAGATTTACCAGCACCGTTTGGTCCAATAATTCCTACAATTCCGTTTTGAGGTAAGTTAAACTCTAAATTATCATACAGTAACTTATCTCCAAAAGCTTTGGCAACGTTTTTAGAAGCTATTACATTGGTTCCTAAACGAGGTCCATTAGGAATATATATTTCTAATTTTTCTTCTACTTGTTTTTGATCTTGGTTCATCAATTTATCGTAGTTCTTTAAACGAGCTTTAGATTTTGCTTGACGACCTTTTGCTCCTTGACGCACCCATTCTAATTCTCGTTCTAATGTTTTTTGACGTTTAGAAGCAGTCTTTTCTTCTTTAGCCAAGCGCTGTCCTTTTTGCTCTAACCAAGACGAATAGTTCCCTTTCCATGGAATTCCTTCTCCTCTATCTAATTCTAAAATCCAACCCGCTACGTTATCTAAGAAATATCTATCGTGCGTGATTGCAATAACAGTTCCTTTATATTGTGCTAAGTGTTGTTCTAACCAATGTACAGATTCAGCATCTAAATGGTTCGTAGGTTCATCTAACAACAATACATCTGGTTCTTGTAATAACAACCTACATAAAGCTACACGTCTGCGTTCTCCTCCAGATAAATTTTTGATTGGCGTATCCCCTTCTGGAGTACGCAAAGCATCCATAGCAATTTCTAACTTGGTATCTAACTCCCAAGCATTAGAAGCATCAATCTGATCTTGTAATTCAGCTTGACGAGCCATTAATTGATCCATTTTATCGGCATCAGAATACACTTCTTCTAAACCAAACATGTCGTTAATCTTATTGTACTCTTCTAGAATAGCAACTGTTTCTGCAGCCCCTTCTTTTACAATATCCATCACCGTTTTATCATCATCTAATTGAGGCTCTTGCTCTAAATACCCAACTGAATACCCAGGCAAAAAGGTAATATCTCCTTGATAATTCTTTTCAGTTCCTGCA
Above is a genomic segment from Wenyingzhuangia fucanilytica containing:
- the ettA gene encoding energy-dependent translational throttle protein EttA — translated: MSDDKKVIFSMSGLSKTYQSTGKQVLKNIHLSFFYGAKIGILGLNGSGKSTLMKIIAGTEKNYQGDITFLPGYSVGYLEQEPQLDDDKTVMDIVKEGAAETVAILEEYNKINDMFGLEEVYSDADKMDQLMARQAELQDQIDASNAWELDTKLEIAMDALRTPEGDTPIKNLSGGERRRVALCRLLLQEPDVLLLDEPTNHLDAESVHWLEQHLAQYKGTVIAITHDRYFLDNVAGWILELDRGEGIPWKGNYSSWLEQKGQRLAKEEKTASKRQKTLERELEWVRQGAKGRQAKSKARLKNYDKLMNQDQKQVEEKLEIYIPNGPRLGTNVIASKNVAKAFGDKLLYDNLEFNLPQNGIVGIIGPNGAGKSTIFRMIMGEQTPDQGEFVVGETAKIAYVDQNHSNIDPEKSIWENFSEGQELIMMGGKMVNSRAYLSRFNFSGSEQNKKVSTLSGGERNRLHLAMTLREEGNVLLLDEPTNDLDVNTLRALEEGLENFAGCAVVISHDRWFLDRICTHILAFEGDSQVYFFEGSFSEYEENKIKRLGGDNIPKRIKYKKLIR